One Prunus dulcis chromosome 7, ALMONDv2, whole genome shotgun sequence DNA segment encodes these proteins:
- the LOC117634748 gene encoding receptor-like protein 46: MASLMSLPFAAYLIFFFTLNLMPMPCFSCPQEHKEALLEFKTSLTENLNSTDEAMVTELLESWNSSSDCCQWNLVTCHSHAASASKRITGLDISYLVLNGSVPSDVLAPLFRITTLMLLNIASNSMQGEIPGAGFANLTKLVYLDMRENRFNGYIPPQLFQLRYLEYLDLSGNFIQGEIPAEVGNLTELRKLSLRQNTLSGRIPLSVASQLRELQVLELQDNFLSMEIPAEIGNLVNISTLALSNNNLSGGIPQSIQKMSKLETLALDKNILNGDIPAWLFELKELKNLHLGGNKLRWNNSNVTIAPKCMLSQLSLRSCDVGGPIPIWLSNQTRLDLLDLRENRLEGAFPLWLAKLQVGILFLSDNQLTGSLPPPLFQTRSLQVLELSRNNFSGKLPEDMGENCAVMILMLSENNFSGPVPKSIANIYRLLLLDLSRNNFSGELPIFKPDALLAFVDISSNKLSGKVPATFGLNTIILSLGQNEFSGELPKNLSNLSQLEHLDLHDNNITGDLPTFLTQISSLQVLSLRNNSIRGLISGDLSNLSSLRILDLSNNLLSGNIPPSVGNLIAMIETPDIPTNLPGIFSFSVEYDLIVNWKKSKQGLSSHNLDIYSLLDLSNNQFSGNIPSSLGRLKGLKLLNISSNELSGSIPLAFGHLESLETLDLSHNNLSGQIPQTFAKLQELNTLDLSNNKLVGHIPESPQMDRLIDPNIYANNSGLCGVQIQLRCPEEHPPSAKTEESDEKNDTWWFSWATAGIGFPFGFFSAVASMYVVGYFSTVATRTRRGSQCVWQR; this comes from the coding sequence ATGGCCAGCCTGATGAGCCTACCTTTTGCTGCGTacttgatcttcttcttcaccttAAACCTCATGCCTATgccttgtttttcttgtccCCAAGAACACAAAGAAGCTCTACTAGAATTCAAAACTTCATTAACTGAAAACTTAAACTCTACCGATGAAGCAATGGTAACCGAGTTACTAGAGTCATGGAATTCCAGTTCAGATTGTTGTCAATGGAACCTGGTCACTTGCCATTCCCATGCAGCATCAGCTTCAAAACGTATCACTGGCCTTGACATTTCCTATCTGGTCCTCAATGGAAGTGTGCCTTCAGATGTCCTGGCGCCACTCTTCCGAATAACAACGCTCATGCTGCTCAACATCGCTTCCAATTCGATGCAAGGGGAGATCCCAGGAGCTGGTTTTGCCAATTTGACCAAGCTAGTATATCTTGACATGAGGGAGAATCGATTCAATGGTTATATCCCTCCTCAGCTGTTTCAGTTAAGGTACCTAGAGTACCTTGATTTAAGTGGTAATTTCATCCAAGGAGAGATCCCTGCAGAGGTCGGAAACCTTACTGAATTGCGTAAGCTGTCACTTCGACAGAACACGCTATCAGGAAGGATACCATTGTCTGTGGCGTCTCAGTTGAGGGAGTTGCAAGTATTGGAGTTGCAGGATAATTTTCTCTCCATGGAGATTCCAGCAGAGATTGGCAACTTGGTGAACATTTCAACACTTGCATTGAGCAACAACAATTTGAGTGGTGGAATTCCACAATCAATACAAAAGATGAGCAAGCTGGAAACACTTGCGCTGGACAAGAATATTCTCAATGGTGACATCCCAGCATGGCTATTTGAACTCAAGGAGTTGAAGAATTTGCATCTTGGAGGAAATAAACTAAGGTGGAATAACAGTAATGTCACCATAGCTCCAAAATGCATGTTATCTCAATTATCCTTGAGATCCTGTGATGTTGGAGGTCCTATTCCGATTTGGCTTTCCAATCAAACAAGGcttgatctcttggacttGCGTGAAAACCGGCTCGAAGGAGCATTTCCACTGTGGCTAGCAAAACTACAGGTtgggatcctatttttatcaGACAACCAACTCACAGGTTCCTTGCCGCCACCTTTGTTTCAAACTCGAAGTTTACAAGTCCTTGAATTGTCAAGAAACAACTTTTCGGGAAAATTGCCCGAAGATATGGGTGAGAACTGTGCAGTCATGATACTCATGCTgtctgaaaacaatttttcagGGCCAGTGCCAAAATCCATCGCAAACATATACCGACTACTTTTGCTCGACTTGTCAAGGAACAACTTCTCGGGTGAGCTTCCAATCTTTAAACCTGATGCACTTCTAGCGTTCGTTGATATTTCGTCAAACAAATTATCAGGTAAGGTTCCTGCCACTTTTGGACTGAACACTATAATCCTCTCACTAGGCCAAAATGAGTTCTCTGGTGAGTTGCCTAAAAACTTGTCCAATCTGAGCCAGCTTGAGCACCTTGACCTGCATGATAACAACATCACTGGAGACTTGCCAACATTTCTCACTCAAATATCTTCTCTTCAAGTACTCAGTCTACGAAACAATTCCATAAGAGGATTGATCTCCGGTGATCTGTCAAATCTCAGCAGTCTCCGGATCCTGGATCTGTCTAACAACTTGCTTAGTGGAAATATTCCTCCAAGTGTTGGAAATCTTATTGCAATGATTGAGACTCCGGACATCCCAACAAATTTGCCTGGTATCTTCTCCTTCTCAGTTGAATACGACCTGATAGTAAATTGGAAGAAGTCAAAGCAAGGCCTATCTAGCCACAATCTTGACATCTACTCCCTTCTAGACCTGTCAAATAATCAATTTTCAGGCAACATTCCATCCTCTTTGGGTAGGCTGAAAGGCTTGAAGCTACTTAACATTTCTTCCAATGAACTTTCTGGGAGCATCCCATTGGCATTTGGTCATTTGGAGAGTTTAGAGACCTTGGATTTGTCTCACAATAATCTGTCAGGCCAAATACCACAGACATTTGCAAAGCTTCAAGAACTGAACACTCTAGACTTGAGCAACAACAAACTTGTTGGTCATATTCCTGAGAGTCCCCAAATGGATAGACTGATTGATCCAAACATATATGCTAACAACAGCGGATTGTGCGGGGTTCAAATTCAGTTGCGTTGCCCCGAAGAGCACCCGCCATCTGCCAAAACAGAGGAGAGTGATGAGAAGAACGATACATGGTGGTTTTCATGGGCAACAGCAGGGATTGGATTCccttttggatttttttctGCTGTGGCCTCAATGTACGTTGTTGGTTATTTTAGTACTGTTGCAACCAGAACAAGAAGGGGCTCTCAATGTGTTTGGCAGAGGTAA